A stretch of DNA from Cygnus atratus isolate AKBS03 ecotype Queensland, Australia chromosome 6, CAtr_DNAZoo_HiC_assembly, whole genome shotgun sequence:
ATCAGCTGAATATCTGTGAAGCCTCATATCTTTGCAATCAGGACTTCAGTGGAAATAGGACTGAGAATGGCAGGAAGAGATTTCAGCTGCACTATCCTGTGGTCACATTCACACTCCCACATAGACAAACAAGTCTAATGATCTCCAACAAAATATCTGAATAAAGGAAAGtgttaaataaaaccaaatttaCATATCCATGCTGATGTTGTGGGTTTTTAACAGTGCCAAGTGTTACTTTTCAAGAACAAAGTATTCTGATAAGTATTATGCAGGTATGATTCCCATTCACAGCAGCTTCTGGTTTAAACATATAACAAGAGATGGAGATACCGTAAACATTggagataaataaaaagaaagtgggtggaagaaaaacagaaaaaaaatggtgaatcATACCTAGTATCATAAGAAGTCTATGACATCAACTTATTATTTCTTGTTTAAACCAAGTTCCAAAGattttcacaaaaaataaaataaaataaaataaaataaaatctgaaatgatgTACAATGGCACTAAACTTTTGTAGTATTAGTGCTTTAGGCAACACACCAACTCCATATTACATGATTGCCCTATCTGATAAGTTATGCACCAGCTCCTCTCCAAACTATATggtaaaaaacattttcttttatgttggATATATCCTCTGATTAACCCTCATTAGCAGATTGTACAACATGGCTTTCGTTTTTGCACTCACGATTCCCCATGATGTGACTAATACAGCCTGGGTCACTGGTTCAATTTGCCCCTATGGGTTTAGCACTAAAAGCATAGACTCATGCCAGACGACCCACAGTCTGGATGTTAAGGGCACTGAAGGGGTTGtctctgaaaagcaaagtttaaaTATCCAAACCAACAGACCCAAACCTAAACCTGTTCGGAATTGCCTTCTTTTAATCAGTTTTGTAGCGTTTGAGGAAGATATTTCAGGAAGCATGGATGAGAACTGTAAGGCTCTTATGCCTTATTAGAAATATTGTTTTGCCTTTAACTCAAGCCGAGAAGGACTTGGTTTTTGTATTGAACTGTGCTGGTAGACAAGGGATGGAGATGGTTACCTCAGTAACACCGCTATCTATCATTTTAAGCAGAAGCATGAAGCCAAAATATATCATTATTAGGTGTCATGGCATCCAAAGAATCCAAATGATTCAACTGTCAAAATCCAAGTCTGAATTGCAGGGACTCAGGGAACACTATAATGGAGAAAAGAGCTTGACGCTGACCTGCATGCAAGCTGCAGCAAGGTAAGCAGGCGCACATGGGTTTTCCAGATTCTTCTGCTCTCCtcacattatttatttcaattttctcaTGGTTGATATTCTTCTTTATATTGCTAGCAGGTTCAGCAGCACCTGGGAGAAATTCATTTTCCTATGTGAATTCTGGGCTCACTCCCCCAAAAGTAAAAGTAGGCTGCCTCAGCACATTAAAATAACAGCTATTTACAAAAAGTATCCACCAGTGGGGGATATGTCTGATCTGAGTAGATAAGCTCTAATGAGACcttaaatttgaaatgaaagcacCATGGACAGGAATGACTAACACAACTTTCCAAAATATGCCAACAGTGAAATACCCAAGTTCACAGCTCTTTTACAATGCCTGCCTAAGAACTACGCTGCTGTTGGGAGGAGGAATGACATAAGGATTTATTACATTTGCTATTGCATGTGTCAACTTCCAGGACTGAAACTTATTGACAATATCTAATAGTGATGAGCatgcaaatagaaaaaagaaacttctgatACTTAACCAGCATAAAGAGATACTGACTTAGCTTCATTTGTCATTGCTATTAGCagaatgcagagaaaagaaatgctgtattGTCTTAAGGAACAGTTCCCAAAACATCTGATTCAGCTCAGATACAAGGAGGGTACCATACCCAAGCTCAtacaaatacactgaaaaatcaATATGGCTCTGCTGAGGCAGAGTAACATTAATATGAAAATCCTTAATTACTGAACAAATACTTCTGGGAAAGTTTCTTTTGTTATCTCTCCTTCAGATCATCTGAAATAAGTCATTTCTCCAACCAAAAATGTCATCATCCATTTTAAGGTAAATATTTGTTGGCAGAGACATGCAGTACTATTGGCTTCAATATTTGCAAGGTAGGATGCTTTTCTAGGGAGGAAATTGCTGCATACCAAAGCTATTTCCTGCCTCATACAGAAACGAATACGTACAGAACTGAAATATCAAATAGATCTGTTTTAGACAGGATGTCCTTTAACTTTTTCAGCTCTAAGAATCCCAGACAACAGTAGTCATCCATCAGGGTTGCTGTCATGCTGTAAATCCCTACTGTTTTCTTATTCCATGTTCTCTTCTACTTTCTTTTCTACTTAATTTTTCCCTCCTGATTCcacttgcatctttttttttttttacattctcaccttcctcttgtttttaattcttaaaatcCAAGAACAAGACAATCTCcaataaattacaaaattaaaatttttttcttgttcgTTTTTAGAATCTCTAGAAGACCTAGTTTTtgtgacaaaatattttggcacagcagagcagaacatGTTTACAGAGCATGAGAAAAATCTCTGGCATCACGTATTATGGTTTCAGCAACTGCATGCAGATAAAATTAACACACTCTCATCACAAGATACGCAGATTTTGGTCTGACTCAGGCAGGGGTTATACTTATATGGTTcaagaactgttttttaaagccatgGAATATTGCAGCCCGATAAAACAGGAAGGGTTGGTAGTACTCTAGCATTGCTTCATATTGTCCTTTGCCAGCACACAGAGGCACACTGAGTGGAGTAGGACTCGCCTTCTACTTCAGCTGCCTGCCACCTTGTCTAATGCCCAGAGGCCTGAAGGTCCCATTATCTTAATACAAAAGATTACCATCACTAACAGattcaaaaaaatcacaaaacgCAATGAAGATGTCTTCATCCACAACACAGTTTACACCATAGATGGCaaacattagaaaataattccttaatggactttttaattttaaatactgaaaatgaaaccatGAATAAATATATCCCATATAGATAGTTGCAGATTTGGGCATGTCTACTTCCAGCTCTTATATTTCATTGAAAGATTATTATAATTAGACATCTATCTTGGGTGATGTTATTTCTACAGAAGACATCTTTTTGAACAATGCTATCTCTACATTACAAAGTATTATAATGATTCCACTGTTTAAAGGTCttgattttataaaattaacCACATCAATGACATCCTCTAGCATTTTGTGCACTTCTGGCTCCAACTTTGTTGCTGCAATAGTTTACTATGAATTATGCAGCAAATGAAATTCATGTGTGGTGCTATCTTGGTAACCTTACCCCaggaatctttttttattattattaatccaCTCAAAGCAGCTTCTCTATCAGTTgttacacttatttttttttccataaaacattgtttttattaaaaaagtaatttgctgTTGAGAATATAACTTCTCCAGGATATCTTGCCCTTAGTGGTTCACTAAAAAGTAGTTCTTCATGCATGTCATTACTGAAACAGGATCCAGCAAATACCATCAGCTCAAACACGTTAGAAATATCTGTACTTTCAGCTAACTGCGTAGTAAACCTATGACAATTCACAATGTGTTTCTTCAAATCTTTAACAATGTTTCCTATATATCTTTCAATTTTTGTCAGTATTTGCTgacaaagaaatgcattttggtttgttgttgaATTGTTTTCCATGTATTATTTCAGCCATTTTTACCATGGCAGGAAGTGTTTCCCCAGTGGTatgtgatattttattttattttattttattttatttttgttattaagtAAGAAATCTTAAAAGAGGCTTCTAAAGATTTATTGTTTAGTGAAATTTTGTAAAGTATTGGATTGAGTATCacatgactttaaaaaaaacactgagaggCTTGTCTTCTCATTTCAGATGCTTCATTTTTAGAAGCCTGGCCTATCATGATGGCTTCATACTATCATTAGCTAATATTGCATGGCACAATGCACATTCAGGGTGAGGTTTATGGTTAATGATAGCAGATGTAAATCCATATTTAATGACAATTTCAGCTCTTTTTGGTGGACTTCTTGTCAGATCTCATTAGATTGTCATTGCTTTCCCTCATAATGTGTTTGACAAAGAGATTGTGATAGAAGTTGGGGAAGAGTCAGCTTTGccattttcttgttctcttgcACTTGCATTAGCAGCAATATCTTCAATCTGTGGTCTCTGCAGGAATCTTTCTAAGCCACTTGTCCATTTTGCGAGGGTTAGTTTAGTTAAAACTTGGTAATACAATCCATTGAGCCACTTACCTAGGCACGCACTAACTGCAGTACATCGCAATGTGCTGAAAGTCCACAAACGAGTGAGGGAACCATGGAGAGCCCCTCTGTTGTGAGCACCCACGTTTTCCCCAGGACATCTTGGTACCGTGTGTGACGTGGGACCCTCTGACATATGGAACAAGCAAGAGCACCGATGCCAAGCCATATGTCAAATATTCGTATCAGTGACTTCTTTTCTTATTTcgtaaataaaaagtaaagacGCTCTAAATGTTTCTTCAGTCACCCCAAGGGATCCACCCTGCGCACCCCACTTTGGAGATCGCTGCCAGGTACGAGCAGTGAACGACTACTCTGCTATTAACTTTTTTCCAGGTTAACTGGGTGCCCTGATTTTATAATTAATACGTTGAATCTTTCAAATGTCTTGTTTAAGCTGGCAAATTTCAACCTTCTTTCTCCAAAGGATTTGGAAAACACGTTGACAGGCTTCGCTGTCTAAATTCGGAGCAGAGAATTAGCCTCTTGCCCTCTGTCGGGTTTCAAAAGCAGCGATAAAAAGCACCGGGGGACAACCGCCACAGAACAAGACAAGCCTGCAGGGGGCGACCCAGATGTGGCGGACACCACAGAGAGCCGGGACACCAGCCAGCCTAACGCTACCCCCTTCTATACCCGACTTTCTTCCTTTAGTCGCTCCCTTCCTCCGTTCCGCCTGACTTACGGGatgtccccaggctgcagccccgcaCTCTGTCTGCTTTTTTCATCGCGGCTTCCCCCGCCACGGGCCGCGCGGCGCCCGGCGGGCCGTTACGCTGACAGAACTgggcggccgcccccgccccgccccgccccgccccgccccgccccgcctcctgccggcccagccccgcgccgcctCACGAGCCCGCGCGaggccgctccccgccgccgctctCTCGCCCGGCGATGGTGCGCACAGGGCGCGTCTCGCCCTGCCCGACGGCGGCCCGACGGGCTCCTGCAGGtaggggccggggccgcctgCGCGGGactccccctcctctctccctgccgccgccgctcccccggGCCGGCAGCTGCGGGAAGCCCGCCCCGCGCCTGCCTTgtggcggcggccccgcgggcggcGCGGTGGGGTCTCAGCAGGGTCTCAGCGGGGTCTCCGTCGGTCCGGCCGCGGGCGCCAGCCTCCCGGGCGGGCCCCGTCGCAACCGGTGGTCTGCGGCCCCTGGGGCGCGCGGggcctggggggctgcggggcggcacCGGCAGCGCGGAGCCGGTGGATGccccgggccggggctgccctgccctgccctgccctgccctgccgtcCCGGCCGCTCCCGCCGGGCTGGACGCGCCCTGGCGTTTGGCGCAGAACTCGCCCGTTTTCCTCCGCCTTCCCACCTTCGGCCGGCCACCACGCCTCAGCGCCTGAGGCCTTAGCTGCGCCGCTCGGTTGCACTTGAACTCGCTCCGAATCAGCCGGAGCAGGGTggcgcggggccgcgctgcCCTCCTGACCGGGCGCGCGTCACggagcagcggggagcagcCGGGTGCCCGCGGAGggcgcggccccgctgccccagcAGGACGGCCTCCCCCGGCGGCCGGAGGAGCGCAGGCCGCGGCCACCCGCGGCTCCCCTGTGCGAACCCGCTCCGTAAACGCGCTCCGGCGGCAGGCGGCCGGCTGGCTGTGCGGGGCGAGTACCTCAGCGTACAGCCCGCGTCCTGGCTAGGTTGCTCCGCGTGCTGCTCCGCTGAGCGTTGAACCTCTGCCGGCTGCGCGGGAGCTTCTGCGAGTGAGGCAGCTGGGATTGCCGCCTGGTTTGCTAGGAGCAGTCAGTGCCTGAGGAGTGCAAGGCATGACTCATCTGTCTCATCTTACCCCTAAAATGTCTTCTGTGTTCTCAAAAGCTTGATTTTCAAGCATGCTTTTACATGTTTGTGAGGtaactttttttcagcttcGCTAGCTGACTTCGCTAGTCCTTtctggattattatttttttttccctctcaggtGACAGGGGCAGTTGCATTGCACCTGAAATGGCCTTAAAACCACTGCAGTAGTGCCCTAGTGCTTGTTCTGGTATTTCTTAATGTAGATGACAGTAAGCTGCAGAAGTTGCAGAGACCATTTTCAGGAGGCTTCACCTGCGGTCGCTGCCATGCAGTGACTCTTGCAAAGGAATGCCAGGAAGCGAGTTGTTTCAGCTTGGCACCTAGCGAGCGAAGGCAGTGCGAGTGGATACCAGGGTAAAGGCACCCTTTATTCTGGCCACAGCATCAATAGTAACCTTGGGATCTCAAAGGTGCTGTGCCTTTGTTTTGGATTCATTTTTGTCACTGTTGTTTTCCCACCTTAGATCTTTGAAAGCTGTGGTGTGTTTTAATATGGAAATTGGTAAGAATTTTGGCGCTTAATACTGGACTGTTAAGTTAAATGGATTACAgggtatttaaaatatgaaactcGAGCTCCGTATTAAAACTTTCAGACATCTCTCttaattgctttcaaaaaaaataatgaaccaGCTTTCTGGCACGTTATAGAAGCATCTATATTACACTCTCCCACGACCACGGAATAGCTGCTAGTAGCAACTATTTTCAAGTTAGTGAAAAGATTGAAATAAGTCTCGTGTGACTTCCAATCATTATAAGCAACTCTTTTCCCAGTGGGCTTGTTGTAGTAGGCAAGACTCTTGATTGGTCACttagtgtttaaatattttttcccatttttggaTATCTCCCTCTTATCCCACCCTTTTGGTTTTTGTAACGCTTTTagtgttaaaaatgtttccttggCTATGTGTGTCTGATCTCTTCTCCCTGTTAAATTAAAACCATCAAAAGCACTTGTATTTACAAATTGCCAATCCTGCAAATGTGTGCTTAAGTGAAGATCCCACTAAATGAATGATTCCCTTTTGGGGTTTGACACATTCCTAAAAAGTGAATACATCTGCATACCTAACAAGCTGTGGAAGAACAGACCTCCAGCTAAGATCTTGAAATAtcctggctttttctttttttaatcatttgttgttcttgtttaaaGATGCCTCTTATGTTAACTCCCTTTCCAGAGAAGAGTTTCACACCTTGTGAGCTTGAGGGTGTTTGGAATCCCGATGCTCTTTACTAGAAGACAACTGGAAATGgttggcatttttatttcagagactTCTCATTTTGTAGCTAGATTGCCAACAGAATTTTATTCTAGGTCTCTACTGTATTTGAAGCTGTAAGATTGCTAGGCGATTTATTTGCTGCTTAAACAGTAGCATAATTATCTGTATGTAGGcaatgctgaaaagaaaagacaagccTAGATACCGCAGAACTACAGCACTCTAACACTGCTTCAAACAAGACTAAAGGACAATCGTTAATTCTAAAACTAAACCTGCAACCAGAAAATACAAGGGGATAAGCTAGAATTGATAGAAAATAGTTGTCAGATAGACAAATGCAtgtgctcagaaaaaaaggaggaaaaagactTATTTCTCATGCTATTTAGCCAAgtaatttttgaagttttcctCAATTCCCTGTCGTCCCCGCCCCCCCAGTATTGAAGTCTGAAAACTCTGGTCCTGATTATTAATAAGAAGAATAGGAACCTTGTTGTAAGAGGAAACAACTTGTTCAAAATAATCAGAATGCATACTGAGTTTGTTACTTCTTATGCTGgcagttttaaaacttaaaacacCTTTGTGAATGGGAAGAAGGTACTTGTTTCGACAAGATGTTTTAGATAACTTCACATGTTCTTTGTTCAGAATTGAATTTTCTGTCATGCCTCAGAACTTAAATTGTTATTGTTAGGTCTTCTGTAGCTTAATTAGTGCTAATTGGTTTTGTGATTGGCAGATatcttaataaaatataattaaacttGTTAGAACACAAGTGAAAGATAAACATGCATCTGCATTATTAGCTTTATCCTAGAATACCTTGAACAAATCGTGAAACCTTTATTGCTGTTAGTGATGTTGTTTGAAAACTAAGTGTTTAGAGTTGTGGTGTTTGTTGAATTGAAAGTGGGATTTATTACATCTGAGATTTATGGGGGAAGAATTCATACTAACATATTAAGGTGTTAAGATTTAATATAAGTTCAAGTGACTGAAAACCCATTGACTTCTTGATTACAGCATTTGAAAGTTGACTTGAATATACTATGACACAGAAGTTTAAAGTCTTTCTTGGAACTCTTGGCTTACttctgtgtatgtgcatgtatacaAGTGAAGTAAAAAACAGAGTTAAATACcaaaagataattttgtgtTAACAATTAATCTGGGgtacaagtatttttttcttttttgtctagCATGCAATCCTGTATGTActtaaattgtgttttcttcttgcagtgAAAGCTGGAGGTATGAGAGTGtctaaaaagcaagaaaatggaCTTAAGAAAAACGCTAAACCTCCAGGAAAAGACAAGACAAGGTATTgcactgcagggctggtttCCCTGCCCCATAGTTAAAGTTCATAGGCAACAGGCTGAAGgttgaaaagaaagacaactATTCAACTATGAAGagtttaattcttaaaataacttgtgcaattaacaaataaaatgcaactttGAGGTAATCTACTATTAAAAAAGGCTTCAAAACCTAAGGAAGATGCCTTGCAATGAAACACAAAGGCTGAAtatcttctctgtttttatgctgtggaacagaaatgaaaacaatgtgtTGCCTACCTTTCATTAGTAATGTTCAATCAGTTtccaattaaataaaattaattttaggcAGTCCTTATTCTTAAGGGAATGAAAGGAATGTCTCCCACCCTCCCTAAAGAATCTTTTATATCTCCTGTATAGGCTATATCTCCTATTTCAATCTTAaatcttattctttttctattttccgCTTCCTAATGTTGATCAGGCTATTTTGCCCCAAAATGAAGGCATGCTTCTCCTTCTGGATAAGAAGCAGTCAGTGAAAACAAGTGTTTTCTCCTATGGCTTTTTCGAATAAAGACTAGCTATTCCTTACTTTACCACATACCTTTGTTTTTGCACAAAAGTTCCCTTGAAGGTCCTGTGATTCTGCTTGGGCGTATCTGGAATTGCAGAGTCATTGCAGGGTACCTCGCTCCCCTGTCATTGCTACGATGTTCAGAAACTAGACGGTGTGACGCTAAGGTGTTGTATCCAGTGATTTGCTCTTGGAATACATCTACTGTGTCCTGATAGAACCTTGCTGTGCAAGGAAGTGGTGTACATGCCCTCCTCCATATGATGATTAGGATATATGTGAAGGAGTGGAAGACATGAGTTGTAGCCCACTGTCAGCTTAAAAGGGTACGTACGTGATCGTATCCTTTGCCTTCACCAGTGAGCTAGACGCTTCCTGTTGAAGCTGAGCTAATTCATAGAAAAAGACTAGAAATTTGTGAGTATAAGACAAAATGTAATGGTTAAAGTGCTGAGCTTGGGGGGATGGATCTAAACTTCCATTCCCTGTAACTGGAATGCATTTAATACTTTTATCctttttgtcagttttcaaaatatgtaaTGTGTAAGGTGAGAGTGGAACTTGGAAATCCCTCTCTCTATTGAGTGCTCCTGGTCCTAGCATATGCTTGCTCTTTTTCTAGCCCTCTGAAACTTTAAATTTATTGCTGCACAGTGAATGGCCCAGCTCCACTGAGGAGAGTACAGTTGATCTTGTAGACTCTTGGGAAGAGACGTGGGTTTCATTTCCTTTAGGATGAGGACAGCCTGGAGCTTGTACTTGTATTCGAAACTGTTTCAAACATCATTAGGGTATGGGTAGACAAAAAACATCTGTTGTTGCTTTAAGTGAATTTATCATCTTGTTCTCAAAGAGCATTTTCCACCTGTGGGAGTGGGCTCTGATTTCTGTCTGGATATAGATGCCTCCCACGTTGTGTCGATGTGAGGCTGGTTTTATGCATGAAAATAGACTGAAATGGGTTAAATATTCTGTTGCGTCtctcaagaagaaaagaaagcattttgagCAATCTTTCTATGGTCCTCATGGTAGCTTGCTCTGGGCTTACTGAAGAGACCTGCCCAAACTTGGAGCAGCTCTAGAATCCTGTCTTCTTACAGCATGCCTTGGAATTATCCTGAAAGCTGTGAGTTAGCCCTTCCACCACTAGGGATTTAGAGACTTCAGTTACTTTTAACCTATGAGACAGGTGCCACCTATACTGTGATGTGTCTATAGTACCTAGGTAACAATTCAAAAAGCCTGAAATAGGTAAGATTGCTAAACAGTCTGGCAGGCTTTGGTCTGattcctgcttttgtttgtgcGTTTTTACCCGCACTGGGATTTAAGTTGCCTGTATTACTTCTGATAAATAGATTTGCGTCTGGCATTTCTGAATATCTTTCGCTGCCATCAGGAAGTCTTCTTTTTTAGTTGAATATCTGTGTCTACATTGAATCATAGTATCAGTGTCTGACAGCCAACACAAAGTACTGTAATCTAGTAGAATCCTTGTGAAATAGATTGTTTTACTAGGATTTAAAAGGGAAGCTTGTGACCGGACTGACAGCTGAACTCAGGTTTTGGATTAacgtgattttattttttacctctatttttttttctggatagcttttaatattaaaattagctttgtttaattttatttaacactGGCATAGTGACACTGTTTTGGCAGGCCCACAGAAATCACCACTGTgggtttatgtttgtttttctttttctcagtggcTTGGAGGACACtgatctaaaataatttttttgtaaCAAAGCTGAGGCAGTAACACTGACTTCTTTCGTGTTTACTTGTTCGCTGCTCTGGGATCAATGGTTACTCAATATAGTATACATACCTTGTTGGAATGATGGATTTTGTCAGGTTGCAGTCATACAAGTCACAGGAAAATTGTTAAGTAGTAATCATACAGATTCCTTGTCCCTGTGTTTCTGATTCAGATGAGATTATTTAATAGTCTCAAACAAGTCACTGTTACAGCTCTAAGTGGCTGGTCTGAGCTGAGTTCAGTCTTGGCAGGAGTTGAACTTTGAGATTTAGTTCTAAAAAAGTGTGCTTACTCTAAAGGTGCTGTGTAATATATTGCATGATAGAACATAATTCATCATCTTAATGACTAATTAGATGCCTGCATGAGTTTATAGATAATACATAAAAATTGGTTATAGCTTGTTATGTAAGAGAAATGACTCCTGTTTGggagtttttatttctttaataacccttttttttctggagtatTTTAGTTTAGAAGCTTTTTTCACCAATTGTTAGTTGTCTGGGTCCAATCTTGCTGCTGTCTTTTTCCAGAATATGGTTATCCGATGgcataaacatatatttaatatcttACATTTGTCATTTTGGCAAACTATCAATTCCTAAATTGAAATTTCAATAGAAAGTTTATCTTGTCTCATCTACTGAATCATTAGCTTCACTCAAGCAGTATCTGCTTTTTCAAGAGTCATGGTTAAGGTGTTTGGTTCCATGTATATGGCTGATACTGACTTCTCTTGACTGCATTTTAAGCTATAGAGGTGTCACTGCAAATAATAATATGATCAGAAGAATGTGTAATCTTCTAATGCTTATCTAAAGTATTTCATACCCAGAGCTTGTTTATTTGGAATGTTGGTGATGTGGCTAATTTGCATTGAACTACCAGGAAGTTAATGAGATAATCTTGTACAAAAAGTTCTTGCTTGACAATTTGCTGAtgtcaaagaaaacatttccctgCCAGAGGATGAATGTTTTTCATAGGCGTAGATTAGAATCAAGAAAATAACGAAGTCAAattttttacttctgtctttCCGTGCTAGACTTCGGTGAAGCTACTCCACAGTGtaaaaaactataaaatataGTATTTTCTATAGAactatgtataaataaaaaagaaaagccacaacGCAGATTTCCCATTGCTCTATTCTGAGGCAGCatactttcctttttatatCATATAGTTAGCTCCAAAACTTAAATTTCTATTACAGAATGTTTTCTATTAACaagtttgaaaaataagtgGCAGCATTTTTGCAAGATGGAGATGCTAAATAATTCTCTTTCTCATGCTTTACAGTGCTGTCgtcagtatttcaaaaattcagAAGATGAGTGTCATACTGGCAGAAGCACTGGACAAAGTAAGTACGTGTGGAAGAACAAGATATGTATTTGTCAAGGCCTCTCCATAAAActaaacaagaacaaacaaacaaaaaaaaaagtgaattttccTTAAATTGCTGTCATCTGACATTTGTAGGCTTGTCATCCACTACTAAACATTCCTGATGATAAATAGTCTCTAAAACAGATCATATGTGGGTGAAATGCTAGATGGCTAAAATGTAACCAGCAGTCTCTTattctgctattttttattatttttttattattctgtgcATTTCTACTCCTATTTAGCATTAAGTAAGTAGCCACAAAGTGGGTATGTGTATACGTGTTATAGAAAAGTACTGTTAGatattaaagtatattttttttttgtttagtggTATGTTGATTTCAAATTCACAGaacatagaatggtttgggttggaagggaccttaaagtcCATGTAATTCCAACCCattccatgggcagggacacctcccactagaccaggttgcccaaagccccatccaacctggtcttgaacactttcagggatggggcatccacagcttctctgggcaacctgtcccagtgcctcaccaccctcagtaaagaattttttcctcatctctaatctaaatccacCCTCTTTTAAtgtaaagccattactccttgtcctgtcac
This window harbors:
- the DAPL1 gene encoding death-associated protein-like 1, producing MVRTGRVSPCPTAARRAPAVKAGGMRVSKKQENGLKKNAKPPGKDKTSAVVSISKIQKMSVILAEALDKMSHKIPAAALQVAHQKPQPALEKFMLPKRIYIIQQPRKC